In the Campylobacter sp. RM6914 genome, one interval contains:
- a CDS encoding diaminopimelate dehydrogenase codes for MSKIKIAVLGYGNLGRGVELATRNTKDIEMTAVFSRREPSSVKTCGAPVFKMDEILSHKSEFDVLILCGGSATDLPTQTPEFVKNFNVVDSFDTHAKIPEHFAAVDAEAKKSKKVGVIAVGWDPGLFSLNRLYSESVLENGESYTFWGKGVSQGHSDAIRRVKGVVDARQYTVPIESALNSVRNGENPKLSTREKHLRECYVVVEDGADKARIENEIKTMPNYFADYNTSVHFVDLETLKREHGGIPHGGFVLRSGKTGENDESKHLIEFSLKLDSNPEFTASVLVAYARAAYRLNAKGESGAYTVFDIAPALISPKSTEELRKEIL; via the coding sequence ATGAGTAAGATAAAAATAGCAGTTTTGGGATATGGAAATTTAGGTCGTGGCGTTGAACTAGCAACAAGAAACACAAAAGATATAGAGATGACGGCGGTATTTAGCCGTCGTGAGCCAAGCAGCGTAAAAACTTGCGGTGCGCCTGTATTTAAAATGGATGAAATTTTATCACACAAGAGCGAGTTTGACGTGCTAATACTTTGTGGAGGAAGTGCTACTGACCTGCCTACACAAACTCCTGAGTTTGTTAAAAATTTCAACGTCGTTGATAGCTTTGACACGCACGCTAAAATTCCAGAACACTTTGCAGCAGTTGATGCTGAGGCTAAAAAAAGTAAAAAAGTAGGCGTGATAGCCGTAGGCTGGGATCCGGGTCTGTTTTCACTAAATCGCCTTTATAGTGAGAGTGTGTTAGAAAATGGCGAGAGTTATACATTTTGGGGTAAAGGTGTTAGTCAAGGACACTCTGACGCCATACGCCGTGTAAAAGGCGTAGTGGATGCTAGACAGTATACAGTGCCGATAGAGAGCGCATTAAATAGTGTCCGAAATGGTGAAAATCCTAAACTTTCTACACGTGAAAAACACCTAAGAGAATGCTATGTGGTAGTAGAAGACGGTGCTGATAAAGCTCGTATCGAAAACGAGATAAAAACTATGCCAAACTACTTTGCCGACTATAACACAAGCGTGCATTTTGTCGACCTAGAAACACTTAAACGCGAACACGGCGGTATCCCGCACGGTGGTTTTGTGCTAAGAAGTGGTAAAACAGGTGAAAACGACGAAAGTAAACACCTAATCGAATTTTCACTAAAACTAGACTCCAACCCAGAATTTACGGCTAGTGTTTTAGTGGCTTACGCACGTGCAGCTTACCGCTTAAATGCAAAGGGCGAGAGCGGTGCATACACAGTTTTTGACATAGCTCCGGCATTAATATCACCAAAAAGCACAGAAGAGCTAAGAAAAGAAATTTTATAA
- a CDS encoding valine--tRNA ligase: MADFYNAKEIEEKFYKICEERGYFEIDGNKSIQEDGKNFCIMMPPPNVTGVLHIGHSLTFTLQDIMTRYKRMDGYKTLWQPGLDHAGIATQNVVEKQLLAQGTKKEDLGRKKFVNKVWEWKEKSGGQIVYQMRRLGITPAWSRERFTMDEGLKKAVKKAFVNLYEKGLIIRGNYMVNWCTHDGALSDVEVEHKENKGKLYHLRYFLKESKEFVIVATTRPETYFGDTAVMVNPNDERYKNLIGKTVVLPIINREIPIIADEHVDMEFGTGVVKVTPAHDVNDYEVGKRHNLEFITIFDEQGILNDYCDKFKGLERLEARDIVMAELEKIGNVEKIEDYENQVGYCYRCKNVVEPYISKQWFVKSEIADEAIKKVNEGAAEFYPSHWINSFNAWMRELKDWCISRQLWWGHQIPVFYCECGHEWADESDTPECCPKCGSKSFTQDPDVLDTWFSSGLWPISTLGWGNGDELKNEKWFENDLKEFYPNTMLITGFDILFFWVARMMFQSENALGEIPFKDIYLHALVKDKDGKKMSKSSGNIIDPLDKIDEYSADILRFTLTLLAVQGRDIRLSEEKMVLVRNFTNKLYNASKYLLLNAPKFENLSEIEVKTELGRYMLSRFNECVAVVRENVEAYRFNDAANALYKFLWDEFCDWGIELSKGDKASVAELGAIFKEAMRAMSPFMPFISEYLFHELSGTNLEDTNSIMVEAYPKVNERDMDIERKFALVIEAIVSIRRAKATVDLGNSKIAKAYMIVDEDMSAVMHYVRLLAKCEEIEICTDKVANSAVDVSENLSVFVPLSGIDTSEIVKRLMGQKNKLEKEVAKLENMLGNEKFVANAPAEVIKTNREGLENAKAQLEKVVGELANFGA, encoded by the coding sequence GTGGCTGATTTTTACAATGCAAAAGAGATAGAAGAGAAATTTTATAAGATTTGCGAAGAGCGCGGATATTTTGAGATAGATGGCAACAAGTCTATCCAAGAAGATGGCAAAAATTTCTGCATAATGATGCCACCACCAAACGTCACTGGAGTGCTTCATATCGGACACTCGCTTACTTTTACACTTCAAGATATTATGACTCGTTATAAGCGTATGGACGGTTACAAAACACTATGGCAACCAGGGCTTGATCACGCTGGTATCGCTACTCAAAACGTGGTAGAAAAACAGCTTTTAGCACAAGGAACAAAAAAAGAGGACTTGGGACGCAAAAAATTTGTAAATAAAGTATGGGAGTGGAAGGAAAAAAGTGGCGGTCAGATAGTCTATCAGATGCGCCGTCTTGGTATCACTCCTGCGTGGAGTAGAGAGCGCTTTACTATGGATGAGGGGCTTAAAAAGGCTGTAAAGAAGGCATTTGTAAATTTATATGAAAAAGGTCTTATCATACGCGGTAACTACATGGTAAACTGGTGCACCCATGATGGCGCGCTAAGTGATGTAGAGGTTGAGCATAAGGAAAATAAGGGCAAGCTTTACCACCTAAGATATTTTCTAAAAGAAAGTAAAGAATTTGTTATCGTGGCGACCACCAGACCTGAGACATACTTTGGTGACACGGCTGTTATGGTAAATCCAAATGATGAACGTTATAAAAATTTAATAGGTAAAACAGTCGTGCTTCCTATCATAAACCGTGAAATTCCTATCATCGCGGACGAGCACGTTGATATGGAGTTTGGAACGGGCGTGGTCAAAGTAACTCCTGCACACGACGTGAACGACTATGAAGTAGGCAAACGCCATAACTTAGAGTTTATCACAATATTTGACGAGCAAGGGATTTTGAACGACTACTGCGATAAATTTAAAGGTCTTGAGCGACTTGAGGCGCGTGATATAGTGATGGCTGAGCTTGAAAAGATAGGAAATGTAGAGAAAATCGAAGACTACGAAAACCAAGTGGGCTACTGCTATCGTTGTAAGAACGTGGTCGAGCCGTATATCTCAAAACAGTGGTTTGTAAAGAGCGAGATAGCGGACGAGGCGATAAAAAAGGTAAACGAGGGCGCGGCGGAGTTTTATCCGTCACACTGGATAAATAGCTTTAATGCATGGATGAGAGAGCTAAAAGACTGGTGTATCAGCCGTCAGCTTTGGTGGGGACATCAGATTCCTGTATTTTACTGCGAGTGTGGGCATGAGTGGGCGGATGAGAGCGATACGCCTGAGTGCTGTCCAAAGTGTGGTAGTAAGAGCTTCACGCAAGACCCTGACGTACTAGATACGTGGTTTAGTAGTGGTTTGTGGCCTATCTCAACACTTGGCTGGGGTAACGGCGACGAGCTTAAAAATGAGAAATGGTTTGAAAACGACTTAAAAGAATTTTATCCAAACACTATGCTTATAACAGGCTTTGATATACTATTTTTCTGGGTTGCTAGGATGATGTTTCAGAGTGAAAACGCACTTGGCGAGATACCGTTTAAAGATATCTACCTGCACGCGTTGGTAAAAGATAAAGATGGCAAAAAGATGAGCAAAAGTAGTGGAAATATCATCGACCCGCTTGATAAGATAGATGAGTATTCGGCTGATATTTTACGTTTTACGCTTACGCTTTTAGCGGTGCAGGGTCGCGATATACGCTTAAGTGAAGAGAAAATGGTGCTAGTTAGAAACTTCACAAACAAGCTTTATAACGCGAGTAAGTACCTGCTTCTAAACGCACCAAAATTTGAAAATTTAAGTGAAATAGAGGTAAAAACCGAGCTAGGCAGATATATGCTAAGTCGCTTTAACGAGTGTGTGGCAGTCGTGCGTGAAAACGTCGAAGCGTACCGCTTTAACGATGCGGCAAATGCGCTTTATAAATTTTTATGGGATGAGTTTTGCGACTGGGGTATCGAGTTAAGCAAGGGTGATAAGGCTAGTGTGGCAGAGCTTGGGGCGATATTTAAAGAGGCGATGAGGGCGATGAGTCCGTTTATGCCGTTTATCTCTGAGTATCTTTTCCACGAGCTAAGTGGTACAAATTTAGAGGATACAAACTCTATAATGGTCGAGGCGTATCCAAAGGTAAATGAGCGTGATATGGATATCGAGCGTAAATTTGCACTAGTTATAGAAGCCATAGTAAGCATACGCCGTGCAAAAGCGACTGTTGATCTTGGTAACTCAAAGATAGCCAAGGCTTATATGATAGTGGATGAGGATATGAGTGCTGTGATGCACTACGTAAGACTTCTGGCAAAATGCGAGGAGATAGAGATTTGCACTGATAAAGTGGCAAACTCTGCCGTTGATGTTAGTGAAAATTTAAGCGTGTTTGTACCACTATCAGGCATCGATACTAGTGAGATAGTAAAGCGTCTAATGGGGCAGAAAAACAAGCTAGAAAAAGAGGTAGCAAAGCTAGAAAATATGCTAGGAAATGAGAAATTTGTAGCAAATGCACCGGCTGAAGTCATCAAAACTAACCGCGAAGGGCTAGAAAATGCAAAAGCACAGCTTGAAAAAGTAGTTGGCGAGCTAGCAAATTTTGGAGCGTAA